In Elaeis guineensis isolate ETL-2024a chromosome 1, EG11, whole genome shotgun sequence, a genomic segment contains:
- the LOC105038203 gene encoding arogenate dehydratase/prephenate dehydratase 6, chloroplastic, producing the protein MAEILPPPLPTATTLGPLTHQSHSVPPIPGRLPQPTLRFRRHRVGCIMHRPEIARAGGSFFYGTVGPSLADWQSTCAILSAAGKGEVDGQSHEAAPVPAVVNGHAYAAAATLDVVPLPRPLTIGDLAPAPMHGSQLRVAYQGVPGAYSEAAAGKAYPECEAIPCDQFEVAFQAVELWIADRAVLPVENSLGGSIHRNYDLLLRHRLHIVGEVQMPVHHCLVALPGVRRECLTRVMSHPQALAQCELTLNGMGLNVAREAFDDTAGAAEYVAANGLRDTAAIASARAAELYGLEVLADGIQDDSGNVTRFVMLAREPIIPRTDRPFKTSIVFADDGEGTSVLFKVLSAFAFRDISLTKIESRPHRNRPIRIVDEADAGTAKHFDYMFYVDFQASLAEARAQNALAEIQEFTSFLRVLGSYPMDMTPWPRAHDDTDPASNP; encoded by the coding sequence ATGGCGGAGATCCTGCCTCCCCCTTTACCCACTGCCACCACCCTCGGACCCTTAACCCACCAATCCCACTCGGTACCGCCGATTCCCGGGAGACTACCCCAACCCACCCTCCGCTTCCGACGCCACCGCGTCGGATGCATCATGCACCGCCCGGAGATCGCCCGCGCCGGCGGCTCTTTCTTCTACGGCACCGTCGGACCCAGCCTCGCCGACTGGCAGAGCACCTGCGCCATCCTCTCCGCCGCTGGGAAGGGGGAGGTGGACGGTCAGAGCCACGAGGCAGCTCCCGTCCCCGCCGTCGTCAACGGCCACGCGTACGCCGCGGCCGCCACTCTGGATGTGGTGCCGCTGCCACGGCCGCTGACGATCGGGGACCTGGCCCCGGCCCCGATGCACGGGTCCCAGCTCCGCGTGGCCTACCAGGGCGTCCCGGGGGCGTACAGCGAGGCGGCCGCGGGAAAGGCGTACCCGGAGTGCGAGGCCATCCCCTGCGACCAGTTTGAGGTGGCCTTCCAGGCGGTGGAGCTCTGGATCGCCGACCGCGCGGTCCTCCCCGTGGAGAACTCCCTCGGCGGCAGCATCCACCGGAACTACGACCTCCTCCTCCGGCACCGCCTCCACATCGTGGGGGAGGTCCAGATGCCGGTGCACCACTGCCTGGTGGCCCTTCCAGGGGTCCGGCGGGAGTGCCTGACCCGGGTAATGAGCCACCCGCAGGCCCTGGCCCAGTGCGAGCTGACACTCAACGGCATGGGCCTCAACGTGGCCCGCGAGGCGTTCGACGACACCGCTGGCGCCGCCGAGTACGTGGCCGCCAACGGGCTCCGGGACACGGCGGCGATCGCGTCGGCCCGGGCGGCGGAGCTGTACGGGCTGGAGGTGCTGGCGGACGGGATCCAGGACGACTCGGGCAACGTGACCCGGTTCGTGATGCTGGCCCGGGAGCCCATCATCCCGCGGACCGACCGGCCCTTCAAGACCAGCATCGTGTTCGCCGACGACGGGGAAGGCACCTCCGTGCTCTTCAAGGTCCTCTCCGCCTTCGCCTTCCGGGACATCTCCCTCACCAAGATCGAGAGCCGGCCCCACCGGAACCGGCCCATCCGGATCGTGGACGAAGCCGACGCCGGAACGGCCAAGCACTTCGACTACATGTTCTACGTGGACTTCCAGGCGTCGCTGGCGGAGGCGCGGGCGCAGAACGCGCTCGCGGAGATCCAGGAGTTCACCTCCTTTCTCCGCGTTCTCGGCAGCTACCCCATGGACATGACCCCCTGGCCGCGGGCCCACGACGACACCGATCCTGCTTCCAACCCGTGA